The sequence ATTGTCGCAGGCGGCAAAGAACGCCAGGATTCCGTTCGGGCGGCCTTTGAAGCAATCGATGTGGAACCGGAGCTGGTCCTGGTTCACGATGGGGTCCGCCCTTTTGTGACACAGGAAATCCTGCACCGGGCTATCGAGGAAACCCGCAAACACGGAGCGACCGTCGTTGGAATTCCCATTACGGCAACGGTCAAACGGGTGATCGACGGGAAGGTTGGGGCCACGCTCAACCGAAATGAACTCTGGGAAATTCAAACGCCTCAAACGTTTCGTTACGACTGGTTTGAGCAGGCCAGCGAAAAGGCGCAGGCCGATCATTTCTACGGTACGGACGACGCATCCCTTCTGGAACATGCCGGTTTCCCGGTGTACGCGGTTTTGGGAAGCCCGTACAACATCAAAATCACACATCCGGAAGATCTGGAGATGGCGGAATTAATTCTGAAAAAATTTACGGAGAACCCTTTATGAGCATCCGCGTGGGGCTGGGACAGGACAGTCACCGGTTTGACCGGGAAAATCCGGAGAAAAAACTCGTGCTGGGCGGCATCGTTTTTGAGGGATTCCCCGGCCTGAAGGGCAACAGCGACGCCGATGTGGTCCT comes from Calditrichota bacterium and encodes:
- the ispD gene encoding 2-C-methyl-D-erythritol 4-phosphate cytidylyltransferase encodes the protein ILFYTLKQIEQCGEIDEIILSVPEEELTFVADEIIDRFGIQKIRKIVAGGKERQDSVRAAFEAIDVEPELVLVHDGVRPFVTQEILHRAIEETRKHGATVVGIPITATVKRVIDGKVGATLNRNELWEIQTPQTFRYDWFEQASEKAQADHFYGTDDASLLEHAGFPVYAVLGSPYNIKITHPEDLEMAELILKKFTENPL